A section of the Marinimicrobium koreense genome encodes:
- the cueR gene encoding Cu(I)-responsive transcriptional regulator, whose amino-acid sequence MNIGQAAERSGLNPKTIRYYESIGLVCPHRAANGYRDYRQADVEQLQFLQHARAVGFTLDECRELLDLYRDPHRRSAEVKALVLERVAQVDEQLARLEAMRDTLVTMAEHCAGDDNAECAIIDSLAQPMPFKLV is encoded by the coding sequence ATGAATATTGGTCAGGCGGCGGAGCGCAGCGGGTTGAACCCGAAGACGATCCGTTATTACGAGAGCATCGGGTTGGTGTGTCCGCACCGGGCGGCCAATGGTTACCGGGATTACCGGCAGGCGGATGTGGAGCAGTTGCAGTTTTTGCAGCATGCCCGGGCGGTGGGATTTACATTGGATGAGTGCCGGGAGTTGCTGGATCTTTACCGGGACCCGCACCGGCGCAGTGCAGAGGTCAAGGCGCTGGTGTTGGAGCGGGTGGCGCAGGTGGATGAACAGCTGGCTCGCCTGGAGGCGATGCGGGATACCCTGGTGACCATGGCGGAGCACTGCGCCGGGGATGATAACGCGGAGTGTGCGATCATTGATTCTCTGGCCCAACCAATGCCCTTTAAGCTTGTTTAG
- a CDS encoding GtrA family protein has translation MTIRLLRQLVCFGIVGVAATLTHYLMALGSHEGLGLNLYAANLLGYVTAMAVSFYGHGWLTFRVALTRATLQRFVIASVSTFLSSEILLWALETGTSLPHRITLSIVVISVPVVSFILNKFWVYRPGSAASRSD, from the coding sequence ATGACGATCAGACTGCTTAGACAACTGGTCTGCTTTGGCATCGTCGGCGTCGCCGCGACCCTGACCCACTACCTGATGGCCCTGGGCAGCCATGAGGGACTGGGCCTCAACCTGTACGCCGCCAACTTGTTGGGCTATGTGACCGCCATGGCCGTCTCCTTCTATGGCCATGGCTGGCTGACCTTCCGGGTAGCGCTCACCCGCGCCACCCTGCAACGCTTTGTGATCGCCTCGGTCTCCACTTTCCTCTCCAGCGAAATACTTCTCTGGGCACTAGAGACCGGCACGTCGCTCCCCCATCGAATCACCCTGAGCATCGTAGTCATATCCGTGCCTGTCGTCTCTTTTATCCTCAATAAGTTCTGGGTCTATCGCCCCGGATCAGCTGCCAGTAGGTCGGATTAG
- a CDS encoding glycosyltransferase family 2 protein, whose amino-acid sequence MNHPLLSILTPMYNESGGIDHFFQTLEQALEDVPVDYEIICVDDGSADDTLQQLRNHADRNPRIKVLALTRNFGKEAAMTAALDFARGDAVLPIDADLQDPPELIGQMVDQWLTGKYEVVYAKRASRKADSLMKRKTAQWFYRLFNKMSEIHIPENVGDFRLMDRKAVDAIKLLPEKDRFMKGLFCWPGFRHTVIEFDRQERAQGESKFNYWRLWNFALSGITSFSTFPIRVGTYLGLIVSFCAFVFAVVVIIKTLTTGVDVPGYASTMVVILFLGGIQLFFLGLLGEYVGRIYKEVKNRPIYLVAAKWGFDDDQTA is encoded by the coding sequence ATGAACCATCCACTACTGTCGATACTCACGCCCATGTACAACGAGTCGGGCGGGATTGATCACTTTTTTCAGACGCTCGAGCAGGCACTGGAAGACGTTCCGGTTGATTATGAGATCATCTGTGTGGACGACGGCTCCGCCGACGATACCCTCCAGCAGTTACGTAATCACGCCGACCGCAACCCCCGAATCAAAGTGCTCGCCCTGACCCGGAATTTCGGCAAGGAAGCGGCCATGACCGCCGCATTGGACTTTGCCCGCGGCGACGCCGTCCTGCCGATCGACGCCGACCTGCAGGACCCGCCGGAGCTGATCGGCCAGATGGTGGATCAATGGCTCACCGGCAAATACGAGGTGGTCTACGCCAAACGCGCCTCCCGTAAGGCCGACAGCCTGATGAAACGCAAGACCGCCCAGTGGTTCTATCGCCTGTTCAACAAAATGAGCGAAATCCATATTCCCGAAAACGTCGGGGACTTCCGTCTGATGGATCGCAAGGCGGTGGATGCCATCAAGCTACTGCCAGAAAAAGACCGGTTCATGAAGGGCCTGTTCTGCTGGCCCGGCTTCCGGCACACGGTCATCGAGTTCGACCGGCAGGAGCGCGCCCAGGGAGAAAGCAAATTCAACTACTGGCGCCTGTGGAATTTTGCCCTGAGCGGTATCACCTCATTCAGCACCTTTCCCATCCGGGTGGGCACCTACCTGGGCCTGATCGTTTCATTCTGTGCCTTTGTGTTTGCGGTGGTGGTCATCATCAAAACCCTGACCACCGGGGTGGATGTACCCGGTTATGCCTCGACCATGGTGGTCATTCTGTTCCTGGGCGGGATCCAGCTGTTCTTTCTGGGGCTGCTCGGGGAGTACGTGGGCCGAATCTACAAGGAAGTGAAAAACCGACCGATCTATCTGGTGGCGGCCAAGTGGGGCTTCGATGACGATCAGACTGCTTAG